The stretch of DNA attatttcttaattgaAGAGACTCCATTTAATTGCATCGCATTGGCGCGCATTCAATCACGAAGAGGTAATTCTTGTCTCATCATTTGATGGTGCAAATAAAGCCTTATGGCAAGATCTGGTGCGTTTCTCTTTTATCTAATTAAGTATTTctaagaaagaaagaatcgCAGATTGGAATTCTTCGCCTCACTCTCAGAAAATTATGCTCTTGAGCTATTCCATTTAATgggaatgtttttcttttttttacaattccgATTGGAGGTCATTTGTATGCAAATTGTTGGCTTATTTTGATATTTCCTGACAACATGAGTTGAGTATATTCCCAGGGGAATCAAACGGGGCTTACCTTCACGTCTCTTTATGCGATTGGCCACTGTTGTTGTGGAGATCCTGTGGAAGTTTTCAGCTTCTTCCTCTGAGGCAAAATTCAGTGCAACAAGGCCATCCTTTGGAGAGagtttttaaaagagaaaaaaaaattgcattagagcttctgcaatttttttacagCCCATGGGCAGCAGTGGGAAACTTACCTGACCCTCAAAGTTGAGCAAGTAGGGTCGAGTTCGTTGAATTTGAATTGTGTCATACATTTCCTGCTCCCAGACCACCTCGTGGCGCATGAGGCAGTACAGGCGGCAGTAGTAGGACTTCTTGCCGCTATCTTTGACGAAACACAGGGCCCCCGTGTACCGTTTGTGCCATTGCGAATGTGCTGGAGCATCTGTCACGTATAACTGGACCACAGCGGTGCACATTGACTGTGCGGAGAAATGTGTGTTTAGCGGTAATGGAGAAGTATATGATGGTGAAGGAGATGAAAGAAGATGCCCATAGGGGTCAACATACCATGCATTTTCTGTCCAGCAAATTGAAAACCTGCTGATTTTCTTCGGGTGAAAGTAGTGAGCTGGCcttgttgatttttctctcgGTGCCCACACCAGCTGTACTCCCCTGATGCTTCATCTTTCCCAGCTACACCTGCTCAACGACAACCCAGGTGTGCTCTGCCCTTGTTGCACCACACGCACTCCTTCGCaccacacacagagagaactTTCCACCAGCTGGCTAGCCCGACcctcaagaaaaaaacactcaCACTTTCTGCACACCCACCCGACCGCAATTCACTCACGCGTAGAGCACCTGGTCTGCTGATGGTGCTGCCTGCCACCGCGGATTCGCGCGACTGAATGCACAGCCAATGTTCAAAAATGTGTGATTTTGTGTGAATCACACGGGGCCTTAGCGATGGATGTCCGTCAGCGACACATTCCTTCGCACACACGTCACTCTCTTCTTCACTCTCCTGCCCAGGCTGATCCACTTCCGTTGCACATAATGCACTCAATGCACTCTCACATACCCCATGGAGTGTTTTTCCCTGGGGGTGTAGTACATAAAACTGAGGAAAATAGGCAAAAATAGCAAGAAAatctgagaaagaaaatatcgcGTACACTTCCACCCAAAACTTTGACATCAATGCCCACACGCCcctataaataatttctctgctggagaaaagttttccaatcATCTGCAAATCTATGATAATTCCTCTCTATTTGtggtattttcttttgtaaaataaacaattttctttacggATTCTTTAagtatattttaatattctttttcttggaaatagaaaaattttgcatGTAAATCTCATGCGGAGAATTGCAATAATATTCATATTTGTCTGTGGAAAAATAAGCACAGATAATTGAACAGTTTGTTAGTGGGTCGTCAGctggaaaataaaacacaaaacacCATTTTCCAGCCTCCGTGACGATTCCTCTGCCACAGAAGGATGCTTCAGCGTTCCCAAGGCATCCTCAGTGTGTTATTTCATTCAGTGCGTGAACCTCGGTTGTCATCCTGCCGCCTTCTCCACAATGCCGGATATACATGGacaaaaagtgaggttagacTGAAGGATACCCGATGTTTCCACACCTCACCAAAAACCCAGGGATGGTGGGAACGAGACCGCAAAAGTGGCTACAATGCCAATCGCCCAGAGCCCAATCGGAAGCAGATGATTCTCGAGGGGTTGAAGGAGCTCAAGACAGAAATTGCCCTGTGGCAGGAGGAAGTAAAGGAGAAATTCAAAGCTGATCCAATTCTCATCTACCGGCCAGGTGAAGTGGATGTTAAGTATCAATTTAAGGAGCCAAAGGATTTGGAAAAGTGGGTCTGTACGGCAGATTCGGATCACAACGAGGGGTACACTGTGGCAAATTTTGAGATTAGCCCCGCCGGCCATGGGCTGTTCTATGGGAATTTGTGCAACAAAGTACCCATCGATGGGAAAATTAAGCGGGCTGGGTATGCCAATATCAACAGTATGCGGGCCAGGAAGAGCTTCAAGCGGGAAAGCTACCACGATTGGCATGCGTACAATATGTTGGTGATGCGGATTCGTGGGGATGGGAGGAGTTACCTAATCAACATAGCCACAGAGGGATACTTTGATGTACTCTGGAATGATGTCTTTCACTTTGCCCTTTACACACGAGGAGGACCCTACTGGCAGCATGTCCGGGTAAGAGGAAGATTTCCCTGAAAATTCAAACAGATATCTTACCTTGATTTTCTGTCTTCCAGATTCCCTTCTCAAAATTCTTCCTTGGCTCCAAGGGACGTGTTCAGGATAAGCAGTGCCCCATCTCATTGGAGCACGTAACAAATATTGGCTTCACCGTAGACGCCCGGCATGGTGCTGAGGGGCCATTTAGCCTTGAAATAGACTACATTGGTTGCGAATTTGATCCGTCGCACACGGAAAAGTTTGCCTATGAAATGTACAAGCAGGACAAGTACATCGTGGGCACGTAGGACGTCAGGAGAGAGAAAGTTTCCTTTGTGTAGAAAATGTGTGAATATATTTACAGCAGGACTTCCATGCGGAAGCCACCACCAACatctagaaaagaaacattgcACGTGCTTGCGTTTCACTTTCCCGGCTTTCCGGTGTGCTTCCGGAAGATTTTATAGGTATCCTTTGCCATAATGTAGCTTAAGGCAGCAGCTACTGTCGTTGCTCCAGTCACGTACCACAGCCCATGGAGGAGAGGATGATCTGCAAAAGGAGATTGATGAATTTCCTgctcattgatttttttataagttttctCTGCTTACCAACGTAGTTCCAAACTGGTGCCCCCAAACTCGTAGCCACAGCAATCAGCTGGACAACTGTGTTGACTTTGCTGATGAATGTTGGAGCAAGTTGGGCAGTGGCGTGTGTTACGTCAAAATACCTTGACAAGGTTTTCTGGAAATCatcagaaatttaataatgagGATCTAACTTCAAGGATAAggaaggattaaaaaaagaatttaacttACCGGAGGCGGAAGGCTTTTGTAGCGAATAATAAAGCCAGCACTTATGAGGAAAACATCCCTGAAGAGGATGGTGGCAGTGAGCCAAATTGGCAGAAGGTTGCAGTAGGTCAAGGATATGACCAGAGATCCCATAAGTAGCTTATCAGCCATTGGATCAAGGAAGCTACCAGCCTTGCTCATCTGCGATGGCCAATTGCGAGCGATGTATCCATCCAGCTGTCCCGGAAAAGAAGCCGCAATaatcaaagatttcaaaagttctttaagaaacctctaaaaagaattctctgcTCACCAAATCACTGACTCCAGCTGCCACCAGGAGCCCTATGGCAAATGTGAAATCCCCCTGAATGATGACATAGCCCAAGTAGGGTGCCATAGCACCACGCATCACGCACAGGAGATTGGGAATCGTCATAATATTCTCCTTCTCGATGACCTCCTCCATCTTCTCACGCACTTTCGTGCGTTTCTCCCGCAAATCCTGCACCAATTCATTCTTTCGTTCCAGCagaatttccttcttcttctccagcACATCCTGAATCAGTTCATGCCCCTTGATGGCCTTGTGGATTTCCTGAAAGTGGACATTCTGCCTGTTCTTCTTGATCACCTCATCATCggagaattttgcaattgtAAAGGTTTTGGGTGTTGTTGCACTGCATGCTACGGTCGATGTGAAGAGCCAGCATGCACTCTGCCTCCCACGTACCGGATGGTGCACCCAGGAGCGGTAGAGTGTGCAAAATTGGGGTATTTTTCGCGGAAGTCGCAACATTTTGTCAACAAGaatcctacaaaaaaaagcaacaacgCAATTTTCCTCCGGGCCTAATCTTTTTCCATCTCCACACTTACCATCAAAgagatattttgattttttgtctgTTTTCACATCTGTCTATTTATATAACAGTCGAGCCGATAAATGAATTATATATTGaagattttgtaaataaaccACGAGACggcaagaaaaaatgataatgCTGTGCGAGGTAGCTTCTACCGTATTTGTTAGATAGGTTGTGGTAGCTGCAGTTTCAAGCGACGAATCattttaaaagctcaatttcCGTTAAATATTTTGGATTGATAAATTCcgataattcattaaaaaatcattgaatttttggcaaattgGTTTGAGAAAATGAGCAAAACTGCATTGCTAAATTCTTCCTTAACTCCCTTTCTTACGGCTCTCTAAAAGAATCCTTTTAAAGTCCTTAAAATCATCGATAACAATTTTTAAGTATGTTAAAAGttcttcaaaagttttttcttgtaaaattgaaaattgactttttcggctttttcagaaaaataaaaggaaattctttaaaaaaaatcgttgtatatttatttattctactCCTACATTCTTATCTTATTTACCATTTTGCTGCATTATTCATTAACACCACGGGAGTTGGCGAGAAAgtgaaatcattttatttaaattttattcaaagatAAGGGGATttaggaatttcttctttgtttATTAAGACATCGTTTAAGACAGTCTGAGTAGCTTATAAAAgacagaaatttattattctgtgCATCAGAAGGTAAACCTCGTAAAgatcttaatgaaaaaaaaaaatcttttttggtggaatgcaaaattcataagtttcacaaaaattttcttgagtttctagaaaatgtttttagtaGAATTGCtgattaaaattataagaTTCTCATTATTCTTGACCTCCATTTTcagataaatgaaaattcttaagagtctgaaaaataaatgctcTCAATCTTCATAATCTTAATCATTCTTAGGTTCAGAACTTCCTTAATCTTAGCAAAACAATCAGCAATACCAcgacagatttttttaaaccttccGAAGAGTAAAATAACTGTAGCTTtcgttaataaaaaatcacaacatAAGTTGCATAAAATTGACCATGGCGAGACGGCTTAAACAAACGACTTTATgggaataagaaaaaaaaaccaataaaacgCCGGAGGTGAGAAGACGTCGCTTTCAGCTATGTTCTGAATAAATTACCAGACCTACCGCAACATCGAGTTTAACGAAATTCCCACATAGGATTATGCAAAGATCtttgataaaagaatttgatgAGGTGAAAAAACTCTCTCAAATTTCGatcataaaatgtttctttatgCAAATTACGCTTTTTCCAAAAATGGATCATTGTGAAAAACTAGTTGTTATATTTGGAAAGGTGCGAAAGGtgctagagagagagaatttagaAATATAAAAGGTGAGGTCAGCGTTGGAGAATTTTAGTTTTGTGCTGAAACTTGCCACGATGAAAGTTATTTCTTTGCTATTTTGTGTAATTTCTGGGAggattttagggattttttctaGTGGAACAAGTAGTAATGGagtgaaagaaatattctatTGGAAAGAAGTGATTTATGA from Lutzomyia longipalpis isolate SR_M1_2022 chromosome 1, ASM2433408v1 encodes:
- the LOC129787453 gene encoding probable cardiolipin synthase (CMP-forming); translated protein: MLRLPRKIPQFCTLYRSWVHHPVRGRQSACWLFTSTVACSATTPKTFTIAKFSDDEVIKKNRQNVHFQEIHKAIKGHELIQDVLEKKKEILLERKNELVQDLREKRTKVREKMEEVIEKENIMTIPNLLCVMRGAMAPYLGYVIIQGDFTFAIGLLVAAGVSDLLDGYIARNWPSQMSKAGSFLDPMADKLLMGSLVISLTYCNLLPIWLTATILFRDVFLISAGFIIRYKSLPPPKTLSRYFDVTHATAQLAPTFISKVNTVVQLIAVATSLGAPVWNYVDHPLLHGLWYVTGATTVAAALSYIMAKDTYKIFRKHTGKPGK
- the LOC129787454 gene encoding complex I intermediate-associated protein 30, mitochondrial, with protein sequence MLQRSQGILSVLFHSVREPRLSSCRLLHNAGYTWTKSEVRLKDTRCFHTSPKTQGWWERDRKSGYNANRPEPNRKQMILEGLKELKTEIALWQEEVKEKFKADPILIYRPGEVDVKYQFKEPKDLEKWVCTADSDHNEGYTVANFEISPAGHGLFYGNLCNKVPIDGKIKRAGYANINSMRARKSFKRESYHDWHAYNMLVMRIRGDGRSYLINIATEGYFDVLWNDVFHFALYTRGGPYWQHVRIPFSKFFLGSKGRVQDKQCPISLEHVTNIGFTVDARHGAEGPFSLEIDYIGCEFDPSHTEKFAYEMYKQDKYIVGT